In the genome of Notamacropus eugenii isolate mMacEug1 chromosome 5, mMacEug1.pri_v2, whole genome shotgun sequence, one region contains:
- the LOC140508468 gene encoding uncharacterized protein: MPRKGKRNKTIEGYFLGEHISPPFLSDEEEQCLPSSKDTEVKASVSQPTQWAQAMEELKKNFENQVREVEEKLGREMRDMQSKHEQQVSTLLKETQKNVEENNTLKNRLTQLAKEVQEANEEKNAFKSRISQMEKEIQKLTEENSSFKIRMAQMEANDFMRNQEITKQNQKNGKMEDNVKYLIGKTTDLENRSRRDNLKIMGLPESHDQKKSLDIIFHEIIKENCPEILEPEGKINIQGIHRTPPERDPKGETPRNIVAKFQSSQVKEKILQAARKKQFKYCGNTIRITQDLGASTLRDPRAWNRIFQKSKELGLKPRITYPAKLSIILQGKNWSFNEIEDFQAFLMKRPELKRKFDFPTQE; encoded by the coding sequence atgcccagaaaagggaaaagaaataagactatagaaggttactttcttggtgaacatatatctcctcccttcctttctgatgaggaagaacaatgcttaccatcaagcaaagacacagaagtcaaggcttctgtgtcccagcccacgcaatgggctcaggccatggaagagctcaaaaagaattttgaaaatcaagttagagaggtggaggaaaagctgggaagagaaatgagagacatgcagtcaaagcatgaacagcaggtcagcaccctgctaaaggagacccaaaaaaatgttgaagaaaataacactttgaaaaataggctaactcaattggcaaaagaggttcaagaagccaatgaggagaagaatgctttcaaaagcagaattagccagatggaaaaggagattcaaaagctcactgaagaaaatagttctttcaaaattagaatggcacagatggaggctaatgactttatgagaaaccaagaaatcacaaaacaaaaccaaaagaatggaaaaatggaagataatgtgaaatatctcattggaaaaacaactgacctggaaaatagatccaggagagacaatttaaaaattatgggcctacctgaaagccatgatcaaaaaaagagcctagacatcatctttcatgaaattatcaaggaaaactgccctgagattctagaaccagagggcaaaataaatattcaaggaatccacagaacaccgcctgaaagagatccaaaaggagaaactcctaggaacattgtggccaaattccagagttcccaggtcaaggagaaaatattgcaagcagctagaaagaaacaattcaagtattgtggaaatacaatcaggataacacaagatctaggagcctctacattaagggatccaagggcatggaataggatattccagaagtcaaaggaactaggactaaaaccaagaatcacctacccagcaaaactgagtataatacttcaggggaaaaattggtctttcaatgaaatagaggattttcaagcattcttgatgaaaagaccagagctgaaaagaaaatttgactttccaacacaagaatga